The following are from one region of the Gemmatimonadota bacterium genome:
- the rfaE2 gene encoding D-glycero-beta-D-manno-heptose 1-phosphate adenylyltransferase, with the protein MTGGILSREDLGEVRRELREADRTFVFTNGCFDVLHRGHVDLLREARSLGDFLAVGINDDDSVRRLKGSGRPLVPERDRAEILAALEMVDAVVLFPEDTPGALIEALVPDILVKGGDYPPDGIVGRETVEGAGGRVVRVELTPGRSTRGLVRDILERYSGTGDRKQSDPKPGKEDA; encoded by the coding sequence ATGACCGGCGGCATTCTCTCCCGCGAGGATCTGGGAGAGGTTCGGCGGGAACTTCGCGAAGCCGACCGGACCTTTGTCTTCACCAACGGGTGCTTCGATGTTCTGCACCGGGGGCATGTGGATCTCCTGCGGGAAGCCCGCTCGCTTGGCGATTTTCTCGCGGTGGGAATCAACGACGACGACTCGGTCCGCCGCCTGAAGGGCTCCGGGCGGCCGCTTGTGCCGGAACGGGATCGCGCGGAGATTCTCGCGGCGCTGGAGATGGTGGATGCGGTCGTTCTTTTTCCGGAAGACACCCCGGGGGCATTGATTGAAGCCCTCGTTCCGGACATTCTGGTAAAGGGTGGAGATTACCCGCCGGACGGGATTGTAGGGCGGGAGACGGTGGAAGGAGCGGGCGGTCGAGTCGTCCGTGTGGAACTGACGCCGGGCCGGTCCACGCGAGGGCTGGTCCGCGACATTCTGGAGCGGTATTCCGGTACTGGTGACCGGAAACAGTCGGACCCGAAACCGGGGAAGGAAGACGCATGA
- the sucC gene encoding ADP-forming succinate--CoA ligase subunit beta, with the protein MNLHEYQAKEIFASYGIPIPAGLVAGTPEEAADAARKLGGSVVVKAQVHAGGRGKAGGVKLADTPEQAAEVAKAILKLKIKGWRVRKVLVAAAADIVSEAYYGITLDRESRRQMVIVSAAGGIDIEEVAAKTPDKIHRHLVDPTTGLTADDALEVSRTVYADEEQAKQAADILQKLYRVATEKDTSLVEVNPLIVDDQGRVVALDAKVSVDDSGLFRHPELEELRDPDSETKWERSAREMGLSYVKLDGNVGCVVNGAGLAMATMDLIKYYGGEPANFLDIGGSSSPEKVLTAMKIILADKSVRAIVFNIFGGITRCDDVARGIVAAVKKGRISHPIVVRLTGTNEEEARKILADSDVDIIPAETMDDVVKEGIRAALMSKIAD; encoded by the coding sequence ATGAATCTGCACGAATACCAGGCGAAGGAGATCTTCGCCTCCTACGGCATCCCCATTCCGGCGGGTCTCGTCGCGGGGACTCCGGAGGAAGCCGCGGACGCCGCTCGAAAGCTGGGCGGATCCGTTGTCGTCAAGGCGCAGGTCCACGCCGGAGGGCGAGGGAAAGCGGGGGGGGTCAAGCTTGCGGACACTCCCGAGCAGGCGGCGGAGGTCGCGAAGGCCATTCTCAAGCTGAAGATCAAGGGCTGGCGCGTCCGGAAGGTGCTCGTGGCCGCGGCGGCGGACATTGTTTCGGAAGCGTACTACGGGATTACGCTGGACCGGGAGTCGCGTCGCCAGATGGTGATCGTCTCCGCGGCGGGCGGGATCGACATTGAAGAGGTGGCCGCGAAAACCCCGGACAAGATCCATCGCCATCTGGTGGATCCGACAACGGGGCTCACCGCAGATGATGCGCTGGAGGTTTCGCGAACGGTCTATGCGGATGAGGAACAAGCGAAGCAGGCTGCGGACATTCTCCAGAAGCTCTACCGCGTGGCCACCGAGAAGGACACATCTCTGGTGGAAGTGAATCCGCTCATCGTGGATGACCAGGGGCGCGTCGTCGCGCTGGACGCGAAGGTGTCGGTGGACGACAGCGGGCTCTTCCGTCATCCGGAACTGGAAGAACTCCGGGATCCAGACTCGGAGACGAAGTGGGAGCGGTCCGCCAGGGAGATGGGGCTCTCCTATGTCAAGCTCGACGGGAATGTCGGTTGCGTCGTCAACGGAGCCGGGCTGGCCATGGCGACCATGGATCTCATCAAGTACTACGGGGGAGAACCCGCCAACTTCCTGGACATCGGAGGCAGTTCCTCCCCGGAGAAGGTGCTGACCGCGATGAAGATCATCCTCGCGGACAAGAGTGTGCGGGCTATCGTCTTCAACATCTTCGGCGGGATTACCCGGTGTGACGATGTCGCGCGCGGGATCGTGGCAGCCGTAAAGAAGGGGAGAATCAGTCACCCGATCGTGGTGCGCCTGACCGGTACGAATGAAGAAGAAGCACGGAAGATTCTGGCGGACTCGGATGTCGACATCATCCCTGCGGAGACCATGGATGATGTGGTCAAGGAAGGGATCCGAGCCGCACTCATGAGCAAGATCGCGGATTAG
- the rfaE1 gene encoding D-glycero-beta-D-manno-heptose-7-phosphate kinase, translating into MVPPTLGIEEARALVSRLSTRRVLVVGDVMLDEYVWGDAGRISPEAPVPVVEVSGCSVRLGGAANVARNVVSLGGKVHLLSVVGADDRAGKLREVLDEEGILPDGLVEDADRPTSLKTRIIAGRQQVVRVDRESRASLTGAVREEFDARLSDLLAGVDGVIVSDYGKGIVDLPFMERLIREARERDVPVAVDPKESHFHRYAGVSIVTPNANEAGGAARVAIVDEESLARAGRVLLSELGAEGVLITRGAEGMSLFRPDCPPVHIPATAREVFDVTGAGDTVVAAFTMARAAGGSMEAAAVLSNAAAGIVVGELGTACVSPEALLSAVGASPAGAA; encoded by the coding sequence ATGGTACCACCGACCCTTGGAATCGAGGAAGCCCGCGCTCTCGTGTCCCGTCTCTCGACGCGACGCGTTCTGGTCGTCGGGGATGTCATGCTGGACGAGTATGTCTGGGGTGATGCCGGGCGAATCTCCCCGGAGGCCCCGGTGCCGGTTGTCGAGGTTTCCGGCTGCTCGGTGCGTCTGGGAGGTGCGGCCAATGTGGCGCGGAATGTCGTGTCGCTGGGCGGGAAAGTTCACCTGCTGAGCGTGGTCGGCGCGGACGATCGTGCGGGGAAGCTCCGCGAAGTGTTGGATGAGGAGGGAATCCTCCCGGACGGACTGGTGGAGGATGCGGACCGGCCGACTTCGCTCAAGACCCGGATCATCGCGGGGCGACAACAGGTCGTACGCGTGGATCGCGAGAGCCGTGCCTCTCTCACGGGGGCTGTCCGCGAGGAGTTCGATGCCCGCCTTTCGGATCTGCTTGCGGGAGTGGACGGCGTGATTGTGTCTGACTACGGGAAAGGCATCGTGGATCTGCCCTTCATGGAGCGGCTGATCCGGGAAGCGCGGGAGCGGGATGTCCCTGTGGCGGTGGACCCCAAGGAATCGCACTTCCACCGGTACGCAGGGGTCAGCATCGTGACCCCCAACGCGAATGAAGCGGGCGGCGCGGCGCGGGTCGCGATCGTGGACGAGGAGTCCCTTGCCCGGGCGGGGCGTGTTCTGCTCTCCGAACTCGGCGCCGAGGGCGTGCTCATTACGCGTGGGGCAGAGGGGATGTCGCTCTTCCGCCCGGACTGCCCTCCGGTCCACATTCCCGCCACCGCCCGCGAGGTTTTCGATGTCACCGGCGCCGGAGACACGGTCGTGGCAGCCTTCACCATGGCACGCGCCGCGGGCGGTTCCATGGAGGCGGCGGCGGTTCTCTCCAACGCGGCGGCGGGGATTGTCGTCGGGGAACTGGGGACGGCTTGTGTCTCCCCGGAAGCGCTTCTCTCTGCGGTGGGCGCTTCTCCCGCGGGTGCCGCATGA
- the rpmF gene encoding 50S ribosomal protein L32 has protein sequence MALPKVRISRTRKLKRRSHHALDIPAKNICPDCGQVKLPHRVCPHCGNYAGRKVMAGKDDV, from the coding sequence ATGGCTCTGCCAAAGGTACGCATCTCCAGGACGCGGAAGCTCAAGCGCCGCTCACATCATGCCCTGGACATTCCCGCGAAGAACATCTGCCCCGATTGCGGACAGGTGAAGCTTCCCCATCGGGTCTGTCCCCACTGCGGCAACTACGCAGGTCGCAAGGTCATGGCCGGGAAGGACGACGTCTAG
- a CDS encoding DUF177 domain-containing protein yields the protein MTRGTQDSSLTGGLFRLDLSGVREGVCPLVVREPETALPVGDGGARLLPGSRISGSLAFDGGEYRAEGNLHAELEALCDRCLARFVAPIGVRLELRIRRVVQGEGLEEDVLGIAPDATAVDLTEEVVGAVLLESPIKSLCRPQCRGLCPSCGKNRNEGNCECVPEGGDSRWDALKNLSGPISGGTQEE from the coding sequence TTGACACGGGGCACGCAGGACTCTAGTCTCACCGGCGGCTTATTCCGTCTGGACCTTTCCGGGGTCCGGGAGGGAGTTTGTCCGCTCGTCGTCCGGGAACCGGAGACGGCCCTGCCCGTCGGTGACGGAGGGGCGCGTCTTCTGCCCGGGAGCCGGATCTCCGGATCGCTGGCTTTCGACGGCGGGGAGTACCGTGCAGAGGGAAACCTGCACGCGGAACTGGAGGCTCTGTGCGACCGTTGTCTGGCTCGCTTTGTCGCCCCGATCGGTGTCCGGCTGGAACTCCGGATCCGCCGGGTCGTACAGGGTGAAGGGTTGGAAGAGGATGTACTCGGGATTGCCCCGGACGCGACTGCGGTGGACCTGACGGAAGAGGTCGTGGGCGCAGTACTTCTGGAGAGTCCCATCAAGAGCCTTTGTCGGCCGCAGTGCCGGGGGCTCTGCCCTTCGTGCGGAAAGAACCGCAACGAGGGAAACTGTGAATGCGTGCCCGAGGGCGGGGACTCCCGCTGGGATGCGCTCAAGAATCTGTCCGGCCCCATTTCGGGCGGGACGCAAGAGGAATAG
- the ndk gene encoding nucleoside-diphosphate kinase, translating into MSLVRTLCIIKPDAVAAGNAGKILSMLEGEGGFRIVALRMEHLTEESARAFYAVHEERPFYADLVEFMTSGSCIPMVLERENAIFALRGFIGATNPTEAEEGSVRQLYGASIQNNAVHASDSPESAETEIPHFFADTAVHAG; encoded by the coding sequence ATGAGCCTAGTGCGGACACTTTGCATCATCAAGCCGGACGCGGTCGCGGCCGGGAACGCCGGGAAGATACTTTCCATGCTGGAGGGCGAAGGGGGCTTCCGGATTGTCGCCCTTCGGATGGAGCACCTGACGGAGGAGTCCGCGCGGGCGTTCTACGCCGTTCACGAAGAGCGGCCTTTTTACGCGGACCTCGTGGAGTTCATGACCTCCGGGTCGTGCATTCCGATGGTGCTGGAGAGGGAGAATGCCATCTTCGCGTTGCGGGGGTTCATCGGGGCGACGAACCCGACAGAGGCCGAAGAAGGCTCTGTACGGCAGCTTTACGGTGCCAGCATCCAGAATAACGCGGTCCACGCCTCGGACTCTCCGGAGTCGGCGGAGACCGAGATTCCGCACTTTTTCGCGGACACGGCGGTTCACGCAGGCTGA
- the sucD gene encoding succinate--CoA ligase subunit alpha translates to MGILVGTDTKLLVQGITGRDGSFHTRKMVEYGTRVVAGVTPGKGGENMDEVPVFDSVKEAVKETGANTSVVYVPAKFASGAVIEAVEAGVPFVACITEGVPVRDMVNVWAAVEGSETRLLGPNCPGVITPGECKVGIMPGEIHQAGPAGVVSRSGTLTYEVVDQLTRAGIGQSTCVGIGGDPIIGTRFIDVLDLFEKDPKTEYIVMIGEIGGTDEEAAAEFIAEHVTKPVVGFIAGQTAPPGRRMGHAGAIVAGGSGKAEDKIDALAKAGVKVAVTPTEIGRLVAGLVPA, encoded by the coding sequence ATGGGCATTCTGGTCGGTACGGATACAAAGCTGCTCGTCCAGGGGATCACCGGGCGGGACGGCTCCTTCCACACGCGCAAGATGGTGGAGTACGGCACCCGCGTCGTGGCTGGCGTGACGCCCGGGAAGGGCGGCGAGAACATGGACGAAGTTCCCGTCTTCGACTCGGTGAAGGAGGCCGTGAAGGAGACGGGCGCAAATACGAGCGTCGTATATGTCCCTGCGAAGTTCGCGTCGGGCGCGGTCATCGAAGCGGTGGAAGCGGGCGTGCCCTTCGTGGCATGCATCACCGAGGGCGTGCCGGTGCGGGACATGGTGAATGTCTGGGCCGCGGTCGAAGGCAGCGAGACAAGGCTTCTCGGTCCGAACTGCCCGGGCGTGATCACTCCGGGCGAGTGCAAGGTCGGCATCATGCCCGGTGAGATCCACCAGGCGGGACCGGCGGGCGTCGTCAGCCGGAGCGGGACGCTGACTTACGAGGTCGTGGATCAACTGACGCGTGCGGGAATCGGGCAGTCCACCTGTGTGGGCATCGGCGGAGATCCAATCATCGGCACGCGGTTCATCGATGTGCTGGATCTCTTCGAGAAGGATCCGAAGACGGAGTACATCGTGATGATCGGCGAAATCGGCGGCACGGACGAAGAGGCCGCCGCCGAGTTCATCGCGGAGCATGTGACCAAGCCGGTCGTCGGGTTCATCGCGGGGCAGACCGCCCCTCCGGGGCGCAGGATGGGTCACGCGGGGGCCATCGTTGCGGGCGGAAGCGGGAAGGCGGAGGACAAGATCGACGCGCTGGCGAAGGCGGGCGTGAAGGTTGCCGTGACGCCTACGGAAATCGGTCGGCTGGTGGCGGGACTTGTGCCCGCCTGA